The Toxoplasma gondii ME49 chromosome XI, whole genome shotgun sequence region CTGATGGTCGCCTCGCGACTCAGCAGAAGGCCCAACTCGATGTCCTCCGAGGCTAACGCCGGCGGCCTCCAGCTCGGCTCGTGACTCCCCAACGGACAGGCGGAACCGCCAGGGAACTCCGGagcgagcgacagagacagttCCTTCCTGGGGTGCCTCCGCGGGGACTGAGAAGGCCTCGCGAccccacagagagacgcgcgcgagtcgcctgcatgcagtcgcgtCCCCTGAGACGGTCCCGACCTGCGCGCTACTACAGCAGGCAAGCGGATCCGCAGGAAGAGCAGCAACGCGAGGGAGGGAAACCCCAGGCGGTGAGCGGAAGCGAGAGGGGCgtgcagaagccgagacaaCAGACAAGGAGGAAAGCAGGGGGGCGTCTTGTCGAGAGATGTCCTCTTCGCaggcatgcatgcgacaCCGTTTTTCGCTCGAGTTTCACCGGCGTCGTGGGTCTTCATGCCTTCTGGAAGGCTCAGACGGTCTCCGTGAGGCAACGCACACGGTGGCGGTtcagcgaagagaggcgacgaaacggaggaagaaaagagggacCGGGTCGCTTTTCTTGGTCTTCCACGAGTCGCAAGTGTCACTTGTTCACACAGTTCTTTTTCTACTCTCTCATGAGTTCCACTTCCGCCTCTTTTACGTTGGACACTGTCTCTCCGGCTACCACACAAGTCTGTGGagctcgctttcttctctccgttcttgcCGCCAAAAGCGCGACAGTCGCctgagaagaagggaagagtcTGCATGCTGTCTGTGGCCGCGCGTCGTCTCTGGAATTGAAATGAATCCAACTTTCCATCTGTCGACCCAAAAGGGGACGCTGCAGACAGCTGAGTCAAGAGCTCCGCTTTCCCCTCCGATCTCTCCGAAAAAGCTCTCTGTAGTGGTGCTGGCACtgacgaacgagaagacgaagaagtcaggaagggagaggaggaacagaaagaagaagaggaggaaggaaaagatgaacaagaagacgaggaagaagaagagacagcagacgcgacagataaagaagagaaagaagacgataaagaggaagacggacgCAAGGGAGTCGAGAGAAATGACAATGGTGAAGATGGAGTTTGACAGTCTAAGACGGGAGACTGCGGCGGAATCCTTGCAGCAGCTATGTCACGGAACCCGAgagtgtcttcttcctccgtggCTGCGACATCTTGTACCAGTTGATGTttcctccatttctttcctcccctGTTTCTGTTCGTCTTAAGCGTACTCCCTTCTTCGACGCCTTCCTGCCACCGTCGGCATCTTTCcacgcttcctcttccctctcttttctcttcctcgctcttgtTTCCTCCCTCTAGTCGCCCTCGACCCGTGATACCCTGTTCCACGCCgcgtccttcgcttccttctcctctttctcttccttctcctctctctccctgatTTACGGGTGCGCCTTCTCCCATgtcttcatctccttctgtttcctctctctgtgtctctgtcgctgcgcgCTGGTCGCGGCGTCTATGATGTCCTCTCGCCACGGTTGTCTTCCCCAGCTGTATACCTACATGCCTCTCATCTCTTTTTATCTCAGTATgactctttcctctgtccgcctccacatgtctctctcccatttccagctgtctctcttccttccccatttgtctctcttctctccccacctgtctcctttctgtctccgcctgtctctcgcctgcaAGGATCCAGGAGCCGTCGAGTTTGGCCTTCCCGGAGGCGACGAACGAGGCGGTGGCGGCGAGCGCGGCTGCGCCGGGACTCCCCGTGGCGGCGAGGGCCAGCCAGGCGGTGAGGCCTGCAGCCGCGGCGACTCCAGCGCTGTCGCAGAAGGTTTTCTGGGGGGAGAGCATGGCCATCGTCACTGCCAGCAGCTGCTCCAACCACGCGAGACCCCAGGGGAAACAGCTATTCTCCGACAAACTTGAAGCGAGACCCGACGACGAGGCGCCGAGCCTCAGCGAAGAGCCAGAATTgtgcgaagagagagaggagagagaagagagagaggagagagaagagagagaggagaaagaggaacagcGCGAGGGTGGAAACGAGGCAGAGGGGGAGGACGgtacggagagagacgagagagcagagaggggaggaagggCAGAGCGGGGACAGCATGGCTCAGCAGGAGACAAGGAGGGCGACGGCGGAAAGATCATGCCCGCGCTGGGAGTCGGCTCGGgagccagagaagagacagagaagaccgTGGGTCGAGGGGAGGACGAGCGTCGCGAGCGCGTACCAGCggaaacgcaggaaaagAGATTTGCAGAGTTtgaggaggagcagcgaaTGGAAGACGACCGCGGAGACGGcgcagaaggcaagagagagCCGTGACAGAGTTCTCCTGGACAGTCTGGGGATGCTGGCGGAGCGGgggcagaaaacgaagaaaaggagcgaCATCGGCAAAGCGTGCAAGGAGGAGGGGACAAGGAAGACCGCCCGCATGCGTTGTTCGACGATTCGGTTTTCCAACAAAAGTCGCCTCGACGCCTTTCATCTTCTGAGGACGACAGGACTGGCGCAAAAGGACGGCAAATCTTCCGTGGCCTCAAGGCCGGCACACTCGCTTGCCTCTTCCCTTTTGAAACCGTCGGTGAGCCAGACGCGACGCGCTGCGACTCGCAGGACTCTGTTCTCTCACCTCGCGCCTTACAGGCCTCCCCAGCGTCCCGAGTCTCATCCCAACCACAGTCTCCCCTTGCCCTGTCTCCGGATGCGCCGCAGGTTTCGCCCCACGGCTCCTGTCCTTTCTGTgactcttctccctccgAGGACGCACAGTCGGTCGCCGGAGATGGCaggtccttttctctgtcgaggaCGGAGAGCAGACGGGAAGCCGCGACGAGCTGAGAGCAGGCAGCGAtccaggaagagaaggagatgtTCGAAAAGAGGGCGacgagaccgagagagacagggagattCAGAAAACCGGCATCGCTCCCGAGTCCTTCCCTCggtttgctgtctcctcgggtTCCCTTCCCACAAGCCCCAcaggtctcttcttctcctgtctcctcggcgccGCGCACGagctcgccttctccctctgcatTCTCTTTCGGCTCCTCGGCTCCTCggtctccgttctctccgaAACCGGCTCCAGTCTGCGAAGGCGAAGTGCGAGAGGAAGCCGCTGCGCGAGCAGTTGCTGTGCCCTGTTGTTCTTCAGGCGCCCGCGGCAGTCGGCAGTGCGAAGattcgagaaagagaaaagcaaacagCGTCGCAAGGCCATCCTGTTCGCCaccctcctcgtcctcctcgtcgaACGCGTAGTCGCtgtgaacgcatgcagaggacaATGCGGCTGCAGCCGAGGAGGCCCCTGCGCCCCCGTGGGCCGCCAcgacagcagccgcggtCGTCAGAGCTCCAGTGACACTCGCCGTGAAggcggagagcagagacgccagcAGGACGCCCGCGGCAGTCGCTGTGGAGTGGCTCGACAAAAATGGCTcgaatgcatgcgcgaccAGAGTCGTCGCAAGGGAAGTCACTTCGgctccagagaaacgcagcctCTGTGGCGCGGGTCCCAGGCCTGACGGGAGGTCCAGCCGTCCGCCGCCGTCCTCCAGGGCGTCTCCGTGAGCGCGAGGTCCAGAGGCCTGCCGCGAAGGCCCAGAAAGAAGCGCCCGAGACGCATGCGAACGAGAAGCGCGCGCGGGAGACGACAGGCGCGGGCGACAACACAGGGAACATGTCGTCCTTCGAGGCGTCGACAATGGCGGCATGCCGTCGTCTGAATCTGAAAGGATGTCTTCTCTCGGACCCACGACAGGTCCACGACTCCACACATCCCGGGGGCGAGGCCAGAAGCAACGCGCCGTTGCTCGAGGCGAAAAGgcctgtgtgtctccctcACTGTCGGGTCTCCAAGCCcccgaagagacagaaagccgAGATTCCGACACCGCTGCCGAGgacggaaggagagacaagaagtcTCCGGTTTCGTCACGACAGTGTCCAGAAGAGTGTGGCGCCTCCCTTCCgcacagaggaaaaaggggGATTTGCcttggagaggaaaaagcagacagagaagaaaaataACGAGGTAAGTTGTGCCAGGCGTCTCCACACGGGGGCAGCGGCCATTCCAGAACGAGAAACTGCTGAGGGCGCGCGCAGGAAACAGAGCCTACGAGAGCGACCTCCGGTGAGACAGGGCCGGCCTCGAAGGGCGCCGTCTGAAGAACGGCCGTGGTCCAACGTTGCTCGAGCCTCTCGCCGCCGTCGgcgcctcgtctctcgcgcgtcCCCAAACCCCCTGTCCAGTGGTCTGCGCTGTCTccaaggaagcagaaggaccCCACAACGCGCGCCACAGGTCGCTCGAACAGAAAGTGTTGAAGGGGACAGAGCTCGTCTGTGTCCAGAACCAGCAAGCCCGGGCGCCCTGCTCTCAAGTGGCGCAGGCGTCCCGGAAGAACGCGCTCctccggagacagaagagcgacgactcgttcgtggaggagacgcgcggcgGGAAGAGAGCAACAGAACTTGGAAGCTGCTGCtcgacgcgtttcttcctttggGCACACCTTTGTGGCGAAGCGTTGAATCGAGACAGCCGACTCTGAGCGTTCCTCTCCGCGCCGTCTCTCTGGAGATCTGTCTGCGAGCGAGAAACGGGAGGCGGAAACCTCTCGGCGCGCAAGGGATCGAGGGGAATCGCGACTTGATTcgagtttcctctcctgGCCCTCTCTGGGAGGCGTAGAACAGGGGACAGAACCAGCGCGAGCAGGTACGTTCACCTCTGCTTTTTGAGAGCTTTCCTGCTTCcccttgcatgcgcagacCCTCGCTCCGGGATCCACCAAAATGGTTCTCTCACTGTGGCCTTGCTTGAGCTTCTCCTCAGCCTCACCCTGGCGATAGTCGTCCTCAAGGCCTCCTTCTCTGGCCCTACACTtaggagacgaagaggcacaAGACGGCTGGCATGCGAGTCGCTGTGTGGAGTCTCCTGGGGACGTTGATGGGCGAGGGAAATCACCGACGCCGACCGACAACGCAAGGGCCTCTCCAGCTCTCTGGGCACTCAGGGGAtgcgaaaaaggagaagcgaaacaagaaagagatgaGTCGGTGGCTTCTTGGTAACATGCACACTCTCGGGGAGCGAAGGGcggaaggggaagaacgaCGTCGACAGAGCCTATGCGGACCACGCACACCGGACTGCATGCTGTCGCAAAGTTCTGCCGCAGGAAcctcagagaagaaggctccGAGGAGGGACTATAAAAAGCGTCGGAGGCTGGGGCAGCTCttccacgcatgcacgcaggaCTTTCATCCCTTGCAGTTGCGTTCAAGACGTAGAGAAGCTTCCAATTTAACAGAGGCAAATCGCATGTGGACGCGTCGTCGTTGCGAGGGCAGGGAACTGCGGTTCTCGCCCTGTTCCATCGCTGACAGGCGGCAGCCACCCCACACAGCTCGtctccttgcctctctcgcgtctcgtctctctcgtcctcccaCTGGCATCGAGGAGTGACCCTCCTTCTCACGGTCCTACGAGCGGCTGCATCTGAACGGCACTCATCTCCCTCTTGCCAGCAATCTGGATCTatcccgccttctctccctgctccacttccttctcgtcctccttttggtctctcttctccagttccttcAACCTCCCTTCCTTCACTCCGCAgcggcttccttcttcgcccaTTCATCTGGATCGGCTGCGCCTTGCATGCTGGCTCTCCGTCGACCTCCgagagaactcgaagagaggcagaggagtcGCAtggcgaagacacagaggcgcgcggaaggcgagaagagatcGAGTCGTGATTCCTTCCATTTTCCAGGGAGATATGACACCTGGCGCTGTTGAGACGTTGGCTTTTCCTCCCTGTCCGATTCCTTCTGTCCCCTCTTGAGCACGAGAAGTCGTGACATCTCTCCTTTGAGTGAGAGGCGCGAAAGAACAGCGGCAACCGGGAGCGTCGCGGCGTTTCAAGGATGCACTCCGAGGAGCGAGGTGCCTCTTCTCGCCAGCGCGCAGCGAAGCGCGCGTGGAAGCAGCAACGCCGCCACACGAAGGGACATCGAGAGAGCCACAGCAGGCTTCGAGAGCACAAGGAGACGGAAACGATgtccagaggaagaaggaaactcaCGAGATTCGCGAGAAGACACGGTGACAGAGActccaagagagaagaagaagaagaagaagaagaagaagaagaagaagaagaagaagaagaagaagaagaagaagaagaagaagaagaagaagaagaagaagaagaagaagaagaagaagaagaagaagaagaagaagaagaagaagaagaagaagaagaagaagaagaagaagaagaagaagaagaagaagaagagtgttGGTCTGCTGTggacgaagaaggtgaagcagGAGAGTCcggctgcagagaggaagagagaaaagtgaagggagagagagaccctTCTGCAGAGGACGTTCGCCGCATTGGAAGTTCGCGGACAAGTGAAACAAACTGGTTTTCTGAGGTTGCTGGAGACccgaagaaacgcgcagtTCGAGGGACAGACcagcagcgagagcgagacatTGTGGAGCCGGGAGTCGCCAGGACAACGGCTGACGATAGTGGAGATGCATGGGTCATCGCGAAAAGCGCGTCCGTCGAATACGAGTAAGTGagtcgcttttcttctcgtcgcctcGCCATAGAAGATCGGGCCACCGCAGGGGAGGATCTCTGGTGTCCATACAGCGCAGATCGCGCGAGGCCGCAGCCTCCCTCAGTTTCTGGACGAACGGGAGAACAGGACTCGGTGTGCAACCTCGAccacgagggagaaggccaaaaatgtctctctctggatgaggcctctgtttcttgctCCCCCCGGCCGTCACCTTTCGAAACGCCGGAGTTCACAGCCATTCTCTCGTATCCTCCATTCTCGCCGCATTGCGTtctgctgcagagaagccaaagctcccttcttcctctcgactcTTTCCGTATTTCAAATAGAGGGTGACAAACTACGCAGTCGTCTTTTCAGAAGCGCCTGTCTGTGCGAAGGCATGGGCAAGTCACAAGTTTCCTCACACGTCCACACCGGACACAAGATATGCTGAGGTCGGGCGTCTGCCATGTCAATTTCTCTGTTGCGGGGAGAGTCTGGGGATAGGCGCACCTTGTTGCAGTTTCCGACTCCCTGAGGACAGCGAGCTAGCTGCTTGTGGAGTCGCAGTGTCTGCGTTCGGCTTTCCCTcgacgaaacggagacaagatctggaaagagaaaatgcCACTCAGGCGCCTCCAGACCCGTCGCGCATGCGCCTTCCATATATATTTTCTTCATCTGCCAGTGGCCAC contains the following coding sequences:
- a CDS encoding WD domain, G-beta repeat-containing protein (encoded by transcript TGME49_310910) codes for the protein MRGRAAPASDAFYSPSSEPSSLRFLRQNFATACSPVCVVRIGSVDVVLPLPPFAPRECACYQEATDSSLSCFASPFSHPLSAQRAGEALALSVGVGDFPRPSTSPGDSTQRLACQPSCASSSPKCRAREGGLEDDYRQGEAEEKLKQGHSERTILVDPGARVCACKGKQESSQKAEVNVPARAGSVPCSTPPREGQERKLESSRDSPRSLARREVSASRFSLADRSPERRRGEERSESAVSIQRFATKVCPKEETRRAAASKFCCSLPAARLLHERVVALLSPEERVLPGRLRHLRAGRPGLLVLDTDELCPLQHFLFERPVARVVGSFCFLGDSADHWTGGLGTRERRGADGGERLEQRWTTAVLQTAPFEAGPVSPEVALVGSVSCARPQQFLVLEWPLPPCGDAWHNLPRYFSSLSAFSSPRQIPLFPLCGREAPHSSGHCRDETGDFLSLLPSSAAVSESRLSVSSGAWRPDSEGDTQAFSPRATARCFWPRPRDVWSRGPVVGPREDILSDSDDGMPPLSTPRRTTCSLCCRPRLSSPARASRSHASRALLSGPSRQASGPRAHGDALEDGGGRLDLPSGLGPAPQRLRFSGAEVTSLATTLVAHAFEPFLSSHSTATAAGVLLASLLSAFTASVTGALTTAAAVVAAHGGAGASSAAAALSSACVHSDYAFDEEDEEGGEQDGLATLFAFLFLESSHCRLPRAPEEQQGTATARAAASSRTSPSQTGAGFGENGDRGAEEPKENAEGEGELVRGAEETGEEETCGACGKGTRGDSKPREGLGSDAGFLNLPVSLGLVALFSNISFSSWIAACSQLVAASRLLSVLDREKDLPSPATDCASSEGEESQKGQEPWGETCGASGDRARGDCGWDETRDAGEACKARGERTESCESQRVASGSPTVSKGKRQASVPALRPRKICRPFAPVLSSSEDERRRGDFCWKTESSNNACGRSSLSPPPCTLCRCRSFSSFSAPAPPASPDCPGELCHGSLLPSAPSPRSSSIRCSSSNSANLFSCVSAGTRSRRSSSPRPTVFSVSSLAPEPTPSAGMIFPPSPSLSPAEPCCPRSALPPLSALSSLSVPSSPSASFPPSRCSSFSSLSSLSSLSSLSSLSSHNSGSSLRLGASSSGLASSLSENSCFPWGLAWLEQLLAVTMAMLSPQKTFCDSAGVAAAAGLTAWLALAATGSPGAAALAATASFVASGKAKLDGSWILAGERQAETERRQVGREERQMGKEERQLEMGERHVEADRGKSHTEIKRDERHVGIQLGKTTVARGHHRRRDQRAATETQREETEGDEDMGEGAPVNQGERGEGRERGEGSEGRGVEQGITGRGRLEGGNKSEEEKREGRGSVERCRRWQEGVEEGSTLKTNRNRGGKKWRKHQLVQDVAATEEEDTLGFRDIAAARIPPQSPVLDCQTPSSPLSFLSTPLRPSSSLSSSFSSLSVASAVSSSSSSSCSSFPSSSSSFCSSSPFLTSSSSRSSVPAPLQRAFSERSEGKAELLTQLSAASPFGSTDGKLDSFQFQRRRAATDSMQTLPFFSGDCRAFGGKNGEKKASSTDLCGSRRDSVQRKRGGSGTHERVEKELCEQVTLATRGRPRKATRSLFSSSVSSPLFAEPPPCALPHGDRLSLPEGMKTHDAGETRAKNGVACMPAKRTSLDKTPPCFPPCLLSRLLHAPLASAHRLGFPSLALLLFLRIRLPAVVARRSGPSQGTRLHAGDSRASLCGVARPSQSPRRHPRKELSLSLAPEFPGGSACPLGSHEPSWRPPALASEDIELGLLLSREATISDLLIHTFVSLCERGLLPWTGGDDMGKEDDDVDMHASSRENCVNGFPRTPRHPGLGGRGRARSPATMDGRRFTGQPGSQGTAGCSRSELRRSRQRSADRNRSSREESRQTDETEERRRCATRAVKGANVCGEGNRGEKHAGKKKTLFRAWLVSTPLPVSSSTLKILPSQPAPETQLVRDCRFFFGERLCLVLSPVPFPHAAAELPSPLVLEKLDRRHAHWNISSSSPLASPRPSFTPHESPQRSALAASASRPCPASEASREEEKLVQAVCATRGGRSESLSPSSAALRLPLTRSSLKTDEKIEDLRKTSSGWLSPFELETDEAARKQLGALEKRIRDKEVPESETEEQEENRIPRDLRAGDGMRGKDYEETDEETASSRRSLKEREELMLARLPSSSSSSEFSLRAAAAWLASLSVDIEKPEPGSPVFVLFREDSQTTQKPCGDHRPALSSQRSQPFGLSPHPRSVSSSSSADSSSWCSATKTAGMAPEDSREATRASETNEEGNSLATSLRGTGNRSVRHRDETLLACNRRLLRSTANARQFEFHPDFPEVILTGHKDGSIRIVDCMRDRAVAGLCVDSGPILGLSWLSHHPGRLVCAASATGAPYFVSWDLSEFLGGEERREKAREARRPQQRWSRGRACARGQDVDSGSRSPTPESEGLWRDVCSSSAFVEDAWTSSAAEESEEEESGTEGCFSEAEERSNGDRGLHSPRGRRAFLSSCLSRCPRERAAHNAGGPRRGSGLFGSWTSSSTVPRSSRSPGFCPHKDCGWFSASRSSAGLRVVHTGVSFDQQLSSLSVSCTDDFLLLSGFSTNLSLYDVATGQRLGALQRLHTGSINTVRFSSSSPHVFATASFDQTCKVWDLRQRIGLSAARPTAFDAFEEEPGRRYPQRPWQAFRPRAWGASGGDSATAVPVQTFSTGSPNVMCAFSDDGLWVLCSGVDTVLRQYALRGCKAVPDRFELPSARANAATNFRRSFYLRGSRRFVTAGTEESCVRLFDVQSGANLGNISFEGLLSAAQRRRGTPQGGPERSGRRRRRDSTNAGCRREVEREREEENGSRMPLRSRGHSQLSASGRREASLDRRLSRDYQVDRPRRRSLGAELTPSRPALSVGRDCRREETSFTRSEERRGETDGPRRNGRRFSSSILQFASQETQEERQGDDADDSDRGSESEEEESRERSAAPSRDLGNRERRTQLSESPLLSLFMPSLYSPEVWTRAASFAAAGGEFFFSSLRDLYVHFQWRLLQLDRQNEWHLREDHVQTYSPNVPASEEYIQSLRGHPSDDHAFAALVAMPVNTPYSGADDRAGSAGERRHEREASAQSQMARTQRSFVVLTELANREKVGW
- a CDS encoding hypothetical protein (encoded by transcript TGME49_310920), whose protein sequence is MHSEERGASSRQRAAKRAWKQQRRHTKGHRESHSRLREHKETETMSRGRRKLTRFARRHGDRDSKREEEEEEEEEEEEEEEEEEEEEEEEEEEEEEEEEEEEEEEEEEEEEEEEEEEEEEEEEEEEEECWSAVDEEGEAGESGCREEERKVKGERDPSAEDVRRIGSSRTSETNWFSEVAGDPKKRAVRGTDQQRERDIVEPGVARTTADDSGDAWVIAKSASVEYE